One genomic window of Bacillus mycoides includes the following:
- a CDS encoding PadR family transcriptional regulator, translating to MSMKLVILGLLLEGDKHPYEVQHIMKERHMDCYIKYAKGSLYYAFEQLEKQGAIRITTIVRDTNRPDKTIFHITEEGKRLFHTLLLKQFEAKNQIYKPIYSALSFAHFGDARELVPILEKKKNDTVQYLHKMQTIYDCSKGNIPRAQLYILQSVIEHITVELQWLNTLLTDAVAGRLSEIDIDEG from the coding sequence ATGAGTATGAAATTAGTCATTCTCGGCTTGCTACTCGAAGGAGATAAACATCCATATGAAGTGCAGCACATTATGAAAGAACGACACATGGATTGTTATATTAAATACGCAAAAGGATCACTGTACTACGCCTTCGAGCAATTAGAAAAGCAAGGCGCAATTCGCATTACAACTATTGTTCGAGATACGAATAGACCAGATAAAACAATCTTTCATATAACAGAAGAAGGTAAACGGCTATTTCACACGTTACTATTAAAACAGTTCGAAGCAAAAAACCAAATATATAAACCGATCTATTCCGCACTCTCTTTTGCTCATTTTGGTGATGCTCGAGAGTTAGTTCCTATTTTAGAAAAAAAGAAAAATGATACCGTTCAATATTTACATAAAATGCAAACTATATACGATTGTAGCAAAGGGAACATTCCACGTGCACAACTATACATTTTACAAAGCGTTATTGAGCATATTACCGTTGAATTACAATGGTTAAACACCCTCCTTACAGATGCAGTGGCAGGACGGCTTTCAGAAATTGATATTGATGAAGGTTAA
- the metE gene encoding 5-methyltetrahydropteroyltriglutamate--homocysteine S-methyltransferase has product MAIQTSNLGYPRIGLQREWKKTLEAFWSNKIDEEQFLTTMKEIRLQHVKVQQKKGIELIPVGDFTYYDHVLDTAYMLGFIPSRFSEFTSYLDVYFAMARGSKDHVASEMTKWFNTNYHYIVPEYEEGLQISLKDNRPLRLYEEAKKELGVDGKPVILGPYTFLKLAKGYNEEQFATILKELVAPYVQLFSELHAAGAQIIQVDEPIFASLTKDEINQAKELYEAIHKEVSNANLLLQTYFDNVEENYEEIITFPVSGIGLDFVHGKEGNVNAISKYGFPADKILAIGCIDGRNIWRADLDDVLSLFTTLQNQITAKGFIVQPSCSLLHTPIDKTGETHLATELFDALAFANQKLEELVLIHSALTKGVESISSDLTTYRNAHHAIRSSAARNREDVKVARISLKEDDFSRPLPFEKRYELQQVALQLPLLPTTTIGSFPQTSEVRQTRKQWRNGDITNEQYNQFIEQETAKWIRYQEDIGLDVLVHGEFERTDMVEYFGERLAGFSFTKNGWVQSYGSRCVKPPVIYGDVAFISGMTIKETVYAQSLTEKVVKGMLTGPVTILNWSFVRNDISRKEVSYQIALALRHEIELLESSGIRVIQVDEPALREGMPLKEKDWDAYITWAVQSFLLATSSVENETQIHTHMCYSNFEDIVDAIRALDADVISIETSRSHGEFINTLKHTTYEKGIGLGVYDIHSPRVPSKDEMFAILEQSLQVCDPKYFWINPDCGLKTRRTEEVIPALEHMVQAAKDARSLLKTNA; this is encoded by the coding sequence ATGGCAATTCAAACAAGTAACTTAGGTTATCCACGTATCGGACTACAACGAGAGTGGAAAAAAACATTGGAAGCTTTTTGGTCCAATAAAATTGATGAAGAACAATTTTTAACGACAATGAAAGAAATTCGCCTTCAACACGTCAAAGTACAGCAAAAAAAAGGAATTGAATTAATTCCAGTTGGCGATTTTACATATTATGACCACGTTCTGGATACGGCCTACATGTTAGGATTCATCCCGTCACGTTTTTCAGAGTTTACCTCTTACCTTGATGTATATTTTGCAATGGCACGCGGCTCTAAAGATCATGTTGCTTCTGAAATGACAAAATGGTTTAACACAAACTATCATTACATTGTTCCTGAATATGAAGAAGGATTACAAATCTCTTTAAAAGACAATCGTCCTCTTCGTTTATATGAAGAAGCGAAAAAAGAGTTAGGCGTTGATGGAAAACCAGTTATTTTAGGACCTTATACATTCCTAAAACTAGCAAAAGGTTATAACGAAGAGCAATTTGCCACTATTTTAAAAGAGCTAGTTGCACCTTATGTACAATTATTCTCTGAATTACACGCAGCTGGAGCACAAATTATTCAAGTTGACGAACCAATCTTCGCATCTTTAACAAAAGATGAAATTAATCAAGCGAAAGAACTTTACGAAGCTATTCATAAAGAAGTTTCGAATGCTAATCTTCTTTTACAAACATATTTTGATAATGTAGAAGAGAACTATGAAGAAATCATTACATTCCCTGTTTCTGGTATTGGATTAGACTTTGTTCATGGCAAAGAAGGTAATGTAAATGCTATTTCAAAATATGGATTCCCAGCTGATAAAATTTTAGCTATTGGTTGTATAGATGGCCGTAACATTTGGAGAGCTGATCTTGATGATGTACTTTCTTTATTTACAACATTACAAAATCAAATCACAGCAAAAGGTTTCATTGTTCAACCTTCTTGTAGCTTATTGCATACTCCAATTGATAAAACGGGAGAAACGCACTTAGCAACTGAATTATTTGATGCACTTGCATTTGCTAATCAAAAATTAGAAGAACTAGTCCTTATCCATTCTGCTCTTACTAAAGGTGTAGAAAGCATAAGTAGCGATTTGACAACATATCGTAATGCACATCATGCAATCCGCTCATCAGCTGCACGTAATCGTGAAGATGTAAAAGTGGCACGCATATCACTTAAAGAAGATGATTTCTCACGTCCTCTTCCATTTGAAAAACGATATGAACTACAGCAAGTAGCTTTACAATTACCGTTGTTACCAACAACAACTATCGGTAGCTTCCCTCAAACATCTGAAGTTCGTCAAACACGTAAACAGTGGCGTAACGGCGATATTACAAATGAACAATATAATCAATTCATTGAACAAGAAACTGCAAAGTGGATTCGTTACCAAGAAGATATTGGTCTTGATGTACTAGTACATGGTGAATTCGAAAGAACTGACATGGTGGAATATTTTGGCGAAAGACTTGCTGGTTTCTCCTTTACTAAAAACGGATGGGTACAATCATACGGTTCCCGTTGCGTAAAACCACCTGTTATTTATGGTGATGTTGCCTTTATAAGTGGAATGACTATTAAAGAAACTGTATATGCACAAAGCTTAACAGAGAAAGTAGTAAAAGGTATGCTCACTGGACCTGTCACTATTTTAAATTGGTCATTCGTTCGAAATGATATTTCAAGAAAAGAAGTTTCATATCAAATTGCATTAGCACTTCGTCATGAAATTGAATTACTTGAATCTTCCGGAATTAGAGTAATCCAAGTCGATGAGCCTGCACTTCGTGAAGGTATGCCGTTAAAAGAAAAAGATTGGGATGCATACATTACATGGGCAGTTCAATCATTCCTTTTAGCAACATCTTCTGTAGAAAATGAAACACAAATTCATACTCATATGTGTTACAGTAACTTCGAAGATATTGTAGATGCAATTCGTGCATTAGATGCAGATGTTATTTCTATCGAAACATCAAGAAGTCATGGAGAATTTATTAATACATTAAAACATACAACATATGAAAAAGGAATTGGTCTAGGTGTATATGATATTCATAGCCCACGTGTCCCAAGTAAAGATGAAATGTTCGCAATTTTAGAACAATCTTTACAAGTATGTGATCCTAAATATTTCTGGATTAATCCAGACTGTGGTTTAAAAACACGAAGAACTGAGGAAGTTATACCTGCTTTAGAGCACATGGTTCAGGCAGCAAAAGACGCTCGTTCTCTCCTAAAAACAAACGCATAA
- the comJ gene encoding competence protein ComJ has protein sequence MELTISYSQLMIMNYDGQQPYVDWTPEDFERGYAEVDGAIIFEAISDYTCEVEVTCGNHIEKEEVVRTISVPFTVKNEEVYITSILSNKLHIPIPNGEYMIVLQATPLEEPTDDELYKVQYDFYFESVE, from the coding sequence ATGGAATTAACAATTTCATATTCGCAATTAATGATAATGAATTATGATGGTCAGCAGCCTTATGTAGATTGGACTCCTGAAGATTTTGAAAGAGGCTATGCTGAGGTGGATGGAGCTATTATTTTTGAAGCAATCTCTGACTATACTTGTGAAGTAGAAGTTACTTGCGGAAATCATATTGAGAAAGAAGAAGTGGTTAGAACGATATCAGTTCCTTTCACAGTGAAGAATGAAGAAGTATATATAACAAGTATTCTTTCTAATAAATTGCATATTCCTATTCCTAACGGGGAATATATGATAGTCTTGCAGGCAACTCCTCTTGAAGAGCCAACAGACGATGAATTGTATAAAGTACAATACGACTTCTATTTTGAGAGTGTAGAATAA
- the nucA gene encoding DNA-entry nuclease: MKQFKGIIISIIAILSLLVAVYEVLVPEETSTKKTTTYDQILEFPKERYPETGKHITDAIKEGHSEMCTIDRNGAADRRKLSLAPYPTKKGYDRDEWPMAMCKEGGKGAHIEYISPADNRGAGSWVGNKLDKYPDGTRVKFEVK; this comes from the coding sequence ATGAAGCAATTTAAAGGTATTATCATTTCAATTATTGCAATTCTTTCTCTTTTGGTAGCGGTATATGAAGTACTTGTGCCAGAGGAGACAAGTACTAAAAAAACAACTACGTATGATCAAATTCTAGAGTTCCCGAAAGAACGATACCCAGAGACCGGGAAACATATAACGGATGCTATAAAAGAAGGGCATTCAGAAATGTGCACAATTGATCGTAATGGTGCAGCGGATAGAAGGAAATTATCGTTAGCTCCATATCCGACGAAGAAAGGTTATGATCGTGATGAATGGCCGATGGCGATGTGTAAGGAGGGTGGAAAAGGAGCCCATATTGAATATATAAGTCCAGCAGATAACCGCGGTGCAGGTTCTTGGGTAGGGAATAAGCTAGACAAATATCCAGATGGTACGCGTGTGAAATTTGAAGTGAAATAG
- a CDS encoding DUF3967 domain-containing protein, producing the protein MDAIYKTKDVTNKTGIPKHIVRKYSQLLEEHGYIISKTADARIYKLDDLKLLKSIHERAATLQEDISETIPIILKEKEAPPVPVIQNKQEIQPKEDGRNFEEFMLKLEMLAQLNEAIIHQNSTLITQNRLKDEKLDELMQQVYVKEGSQEKMLQELVVHAAQTDALQKEKMDLLMNHMYKRESKQEEKMNKLVNQIYNKDSNRDAQLMQVIREIQETKKLVAASKEQSFFQSFKSLFVRTKQDKINE; encoded by the coding sequence ATGGACGCTATTTATAAAACGAAAGATGTTACAAATAAAACAGGTATCCCAAAACATATAGTCCGAAAATATAGCCAACTCTTAGAGGAACACGGTTATATTATTTCCAAAACAGCTGATGCTCGTATTTATAAATTGGATGATTTAAAACTATTGAAATCTATACATGAAAGAGCTGCTACATTACAAGAAGACATTTCAGAAACAATACCTATTATTTTAAAAGAAAAAGAGGCCCCACCTGTCCCTGTTATTCAAAATAAACAAGAGATACAACCGAAAGAAGATGGACGTAACTTTGAGGAGTTCATGTTAAAACTTGAAATGCTTGCTCAATTAAATGAAGCAATTATTCATCAAAACTCTACTCTCATTACACAAAATCGTTTAAAAGACGAGAAATTAGATGAACTAATGCAACAAGTTTATGTAAAAGAAGGCTCTCAAGAAAAAATGTTACAAGAGCTAGTTGTTCACGCCGCTCAAACAGATGCACTCCAAAAAGAAAAGATGGACTTATTAATGAATCATATGTATAAGCGAGAATCCAAACAAGAAGAAAAAATGAATAAACTGGTCAATCAAATTTACAATAAAGATAGCAACCGCGATGCACAACTTATGCAAGTTATTCGCGAAATTCAAGAAACAAAAAAATTAGTCGCCGCCTCAAAAGAGCAAAGCTTCTTTCAATCATTTAAAAGTTTATTCGTTCGAACAAAACAAGATAAAATAAATGAATGA
- a CDS encoding sensor histidine kinase: MELIRDLMIQIAIIILPLFLYEAIRLNRYQEMLPKPNRYFIMFLSSVTLVLSMTYSICFGTVCGYNFHPIPIVSGFLYGGIVGLIPAIIFVAYEWISKGLSWLPIVEVIFLSIIPLFLSKKWSLFSRDKKLILAFMIASFYVLVSLVVGMLNVLLETGFTPYISNLYSGYIFASLIMVMTMVFQVYLTEYLNENALLRTEMQKSEKLNIISELAASVAHEVRNPLTVVRGFIQLLESTEDVKNKDYMRLVLAELDRAEQIISDYLNLARPQIEKKEHICLSAQLIEMTTLMSSFAAMQGVYLQVEISESLYTIGDKAKLKQAIMNVVKNGIEAIQGNKGYLKVTAIQKDEMIIIRVKDSGVGMTKEQLARLGQPYYSLKEKGTGLGLMVTFSILQAHNGTLEYKSESGKGTEAIIILPAVRYKE, encoded by the coding sequence ATGGAGCTGATTCGTGATTTAATGATCCAAATTGCCATCATTATTTTACCACTATTTTTATATGAAGCGATTCGTTTAAATCGTTATCAAGAAATGCTTCCGAAGCCTAATCGCTACTTTATTATGTTTTTATCTAGCGTTACACTCGTTCTCTCCATGACATACTCTATTTGTTTTGGTACCGTTTGCGGATACAATTTCCATCCAATCCCAATTGTTAGTGGTTTTTTATATGGTGGGATTGTTGGGCTCATCCCTGCCATTATTTTTGTTGCATATGAATGGATTTCTAAGGGGCTCAGTTGGTTGCCTATCGTAGAAGTTATATTTCTTTCGATAATTCCATTGTTTTTGTCAAAGAAATGGTCTCTGTTTTCAAGAGATAAGAAGCTAATATTAGCTTTTATGATTGCATCATTTTATGTTCTTGTTTCATTAGTAGTCGGGATGTTGAATGTCCTTTTAGAAACAGGTTTTACACCGTACATATCTAATCTATATAGTGGGTATATATTTGCATCACTTATTATGGTTATGACAATGGTATTTCAAGTGTATTTGACTGAGTATTTAAACGAAAATGCATTATTGCGTACAGAAATGCAAAAATCAGAAAAACTTAATATTATAAGTGAGTTAGCTGCAAGTGTTGCACATGAAGTTCGAAACCCTCTCACTGTTGTACGAGGGTTTATTCAATTGCTAGAGAGTACGGAAGATGTAAAAAACAAAGATTATATGCGTCTCGTATTAGCTGAACTGGATCGTGCTGAACAGATTATTTCAGATTATTTAAATTTAGCAAGGCCTCAAATTGAAAAAAAAGAACATATTTGTTTATCAGCACAATTAATTGAAATGACAACTCTTATGTCATCATTTGCAGCGATGCAGGGCGTTTATTTGCAAGTTGAGATTTCTGAGAGCCTTTATACTATCGGCGATAAGGCGAAATTGAAGCAAGCTATTATGAATGTTGTTAAAAATGGTATTGAAGCAATTCAAGGAAACAAAGGGTATTTAAAAGTAACGGCTATTCAAAAAGATGAAATGATAATAATAAGAGTTAAAGATAGTGGTGTTGGAATGACAAAAGAACAGTTAGCAAGGCTTGGACAACCGTATTATTCTTTAAAAGAAAAAGGAACAGGATTAGGTCTTATGGTAACATTTAGTATTTTACAAGCGCATAATGGTACATTGGAATATAAAAGTGAAAGCGGAAAAGGAACTGAAGCTATTATTATATTGCCAGCTGTACGATATAAGGAATAA